The Sphaerisporangium siamense genome includes the window CGGAGCTCGACCGTGTCCGCCCCGGCGGGCATGGGGCGGCCCGGACGGCCCGGACGCGGGCGGGACCGGCTGGAGGTCCTCTTCGAGGAGATGTGCGACCGGCTGCGGGCCGAGCGCCGCGGCGGCGTCGCCGTGGACGCGGACGGCGTCCCGCTCACCTACGACGAGCTGGACGCCCGGGCCAACCGGCTCGCCCGCCACCTCGCCCGGCGCGGCGCGCGTCCCGGCGACAGGATCGCGCTGCTCTTCGACCACGGCGCCCCGGCCTACGAGGGCATGCTCGCCGTGCTCAAGATCGGCGCGACGTACGTGCCGCTCGACCCCGGCTACCCCGCCGACCGGCTCGCCCACATCCTCGGCGACGCCGCGGTGCGGTTGGTGCTCACCCTCTCCCACCTGCGCGACCGCGTCCCCGGAGCCGTCGCGCTGTGCCTGGACGAGGCCGAGGACGCCGTCGCCGCCGAGGACGGCCGGCGCCTGACCCGCGAGGAGCGCGGCGAGCGTCCCGACGACCTGTGCTACATCGTCTACACCTCCGGCTCCACCGGCCGCCCCAAGGGGGTGGCGGTCGAGCACGCCTCCATCTGCAACTTCGTGCGCGTCGCCGCCGAGGCGTACGGGCTGCGGCGCGACGACCGCGTGTACCAGGGCATGACGATCGCCTTCGACTTCTCGGTCGAGGAGATCTGGGTGCCGCTGATGTCCGGGGCCACGCTGGTGCCCAAGCCGCCGGGCACGAGCCTGGTCGGCCGTGAGCTGCGCGAGTTCCTCCAGGACCGCGGCGTGACCGCGCTGTGCTGCGTGCCGACGCTGCTGGCCACGCTGGACCAGGACGTGCCCGGCCTGCGCTTCCTGCTGGTGTCCGGCGAGGCGTGCCCGCCCGACCTCGTGCGGCGCTGGCACCGCCCCGGCCGCAGGTTCCTCAACGTGTACGGGCCGACCGAGGCCACGGTCACCGCGACCTGGACCACGCTGCACCCCGGCAGGCCGGTGACCCTGGGCGTGCCCCTGCCCACCTACTCCGTGGTGATCCTCGACCCGGACCGGCCCCGCGTGCTGCCGCCGGGCGAGCTCGGCGAGATCGGCATCGCGGGCGTCGGACTCGCCCGGGGGTACCTGAACCGGGACGACCTGACCGCGCGGGCGTTCGTCCCCGACTTCGCGGGCCTTCCGGACAACCCGTCGGGCCGCATCTACCGGACCGGGGACCTCGGCAGGGTCACCGAGGACGGCGAGATCGAGTACCACGGCCGCATCGACGGCCAGGTGCAGATCCACGGGTACCGGGTGGAGCTGGCGGAGATCGAGGCGGTGCTGCTGGAGGTGCCCGGCGTCGCCCAGGCGGTCGCCGGCACCCACGAGCCGGAGCCCGGCGTGTCCGAACTGGTCGCCTACTACAGCGCGGGCGGCGACGCCCCCGGCCCGGACCGGGAGGAGATCTACGCGCACCTGCGCCGCCGCCTTCCCCGCTACATGATCCCCGCGTACCTGGAACGGCTGGCGGCCGTCCCCATGCTGCCCAGCGACAAGGCCGACCGCGCGGGCCTCCCCGCCCCCACCGGGCCCCGGGGCACGTCCTCGGGGACCCCGTACGCGGCGCCGGGCACGGTCGCGGAGAAGATCCTCGCCGACACGCTGGCGCGGGTCGTCCACCAGAACCAGGTCTCGGTCGACGACCACTTCTTCGACGGGCTCGGCGCGAACTCGATGCTCATGGCACGCTTCTGCGCCCGGGTGCGCGAGGAGGGCACGCTGCCGCCGGTGTCGATGAAGGACGTCTACCTGCACCCGACCGTGCGGAGCCTGGCCAGGGCCCTCACCGAGACCGCCCCGGCTCTCGCGCCGGCCGAGCCCGGCGCGCCCGAGCTCGCGGCGCCGCGCGGCGGCACGGCCCGGTACCTGCTGTGCGGGGTGCTGCAACTGCTGCTGTTCCTCGGCTACGCCTACGCCGGCGCGCTGGCGGTGACCGCCTGCTACACGTGGCTCGACGGCACCGACGACCCGGCCGAGCTCTACCTGCGGGCGCTGGCGTGCGGCTGCGCACTGTTCGCCGGGCTGTCGCTGCTGCCGGTCGCGGCGAAGTGGACCTTGGTCGGCCGGTGGAAACCCGGGCGCGTCCGCGTCTGGACCCTCGCCTACCTGCGGTTCTGGACGGTCAAGACGCTCGTGCGCCACAGCCCGATGGTGCTGTTCGCCGGGTCCCCGCTCTACCTGATGTACCTCAGGGCGCTCGGCGCGCGGATCGGCCCGGGTGCGGTGATCCTCTCGCGCCGGGTCCCGGTGTGCACCGACCTGCTCACCGTGGGCGCGGGGACGGTGATCCGCAAGGACGCGTACCTCTCCTGCTACCGGGCCCGGGCGGGCATGATCGAGACCGGGCCGGTGACGCTCGGCCGGGACGTGCTCGTCGGCGAGTTCACCGTCCTGGACATCGGCACGCGGATGGGGGACGGGGCGCAGCTCGGCCACTCCTCCTCGCTGCACGAGGGCCAGACCGTGCCGGCCGGGGAACGCTGGCACGGCTCCCCCGCCCAGCCCGGCGGCGCCGACTACCGCGCGGCGCCCCCGGCCCCCTGCGGCG containing:
- a CDS encoding Pls/PosA family non-ribosomal peptide synthetase; the encoded protein is MTRQADVEDARRPWWPAGRGRDVRSSTVSAPAGMGRPGRPGRGRDRLEVLFEEMCDRLRAERRGGVAVDADGVPLTYDELDARANRLARHLARRGARPGDRIALLFDHGAPAYEGMLAVLKIGATYVPLDPGYPADRLAHILGDAAVRLVLTLSHLRDRVPGAVALCLDEAEDAVAAEDGRRLTREERGERPDDLCYIVYTSGSTGRPKGVAVEHASICNFVRVAAEAYGLRRDDRVYQGMTIAFDFSVEEIWVPLMSGATLVPKPPGTSLVGRELREFLQDRGVTALCCVPTLLATLDQDVPGLRFLLVSGEACPPDLVRRWHRPGRRFLNVYGPTEATVTATWTTLHPGRPVTLGVPLPTYSVVILDPDRPRVLPPGELGEIGIAGVGLARGYLNRDDLTARAFVPDFAGLPDNPSGRIYRTGDLGRVTEDGEIEYHGRIDGQVQIHGYRVELAEIEAVLLEVPGVAQAVAGTHEPEPGVSELVAYYSAGGDAPGPDREEIYAHLRRRLPRYMIPAYLERLAAVPMLPSDKADRAGLPAPTGPRGTSSGTPYAAPGTVAEKILADTLARVVHQNQVSVDDHFFDGLGANSMLMARFCARVREEGTLPPVSMKDVYLHPTVRSLARALTETAPALAPAEPGAPELAAPRGGTARYLLCGVLQLLLFLGYAYAGALAVTACYTWLDGTDDPAELYLRALACGCALFAGLSLLPVAAKWTLVGRWKPGRVRVWTLAYLRFWTVKTLVRHSPMVLFAGSPLYLMYLRALGARIGPGAVILSRRVPVCTDLLTVGAGTVIRKDAYLSCYRARAGMIETGPVTLGRDVLVGEFTVLDIGTRMGDGAQLGHSSSLHEGQTVPAGERWHGSPAQPGGADYRAAPPAPCGVARRFRFCLLELLGTLLLAMPLTVAGSYLLGVLVLEPAGLDGRGTTGWGLVNAALAASLLLFLGGVAAVFLLVMTVPRLLNLVLTPGRVYPLYGFHYWAHRTVGRLTNTTFLMRMFGDSSFIVHFLRGLGYDLSRASQTGSNFGLELKHESPYLAAVGTGTMVSDGLSLINADYSGTSFRLSPATIGEQTFLGNDVAYPSQSRAGDNCLLATKVMVPVDGPVRRDVGLLGSPCFEIPRSVQRDSRFDHMKTGEELRRRLAAKNRHNAITIGLYLLVRWGYIFGATLLAMIAASLYGRFGPAVVAVDVVCTLVFSALLLALVEHTATGFRALRPRFCSIYQPYYWWHERFWKLSGTSLLDVYNGTPFKNLLWRLLGVRLGPRVFDDGCHIPERSLVSVGGDCTLSEGALIQAHSLEDGTFKSDRIVIGGGCTIGAKALVHYGVTMGEGAVLDADSFLMKGEEVAPRARWRGNPAVQT